From one Bdellovibrionota bacterium genomic stretch:
- a CDS encoding DUF4258 domain-containing protein: MAVKGKRPPKIDEKQLLQFLDSRPPVNETHHGEGRVLERGIYMADVRNILWGELPRWREPSRDRWEPLLGKWSYSFRGKDRDGQELRIVIAIDEGVLLVTVYNPAHKGERV; encoded by the coding sequence ATGGCTGTTAAAGGCAAGCGGCCTCCGAAGATCGATGAAAAGCAACTATTGCAATTCCTCGATTCCCGCCCTCCGGTAAATGAAACGCATCACGGCGAGGGTCGGGTGTTGGAACGTGGGATCTACATGGCGGACGTCCGAAACATTCTTTGGGGCGAGCTTCCGCGGTGGCGAGAGCCTTCCCGGGACCGGTGGGAACCGCTTCTTGGAAAATGGTCGTATTCGTTTCGAGGAAAGGATCGGGATGGCCAGGAGCTACGTATCGTGATCGCGATTGACGAAGGCGTACTTCTCGTCACGGTATACAATCCGGCCCACAAAGGAGAGAGGGTCTAA
- a CDS encoding IS630 family transposase, whose product MVFVDESGLSERPHRCRTWAPRGQTPVLQYHFSWKTLSAIAGVTWWNFYFRLFPGAIRSPQIVFFLRHLLRHIPGRLLVIWDGLRAHRSQMVADFVHSRRGRLHLESLPAYAPELNPVEYLWGYWKHHELPNFCPKDYAQLNRFARRALRKMRRRPTRVSAFWKQAELF is encoded by the coding sequence ATCGTCTTCGTCGACGAAAGTGGGCTGAGCGAGCGACCCCACCGTTGCCGAACCTGGGCTCCCCGGGGCCAAACCCCCGTTCTCCAATATCATTTCAGTTGGAAAACGCTCTCCGCCATTGCCGGAGTGACCTGGTGGAATTTCTATTTTCGCCTGTTTCCTGGCGCGATTCGAAGTCCGCAAATCGTTTTCTTTCTCCGTCATCTCTTGCGCCATATTCCCGGCCGACTCCTGGTCATCTGGGATGGCCTTCGCGCCCACCGGAGCCAGATGGTTGCCGACTTTGTCCATTCCCGACGTGGCCGACTCCACCTGGAATCCCTACCGGCCTACGCCCCAGAGCTCAACCCGGTCGAATATCTTTGGGGGTACTGGAAGCATCATGAACTGCCGAATTTCTGTCCGAAGGATTATGCGCAACTCAACAGATTTGCACGTCGGGCTCTCCGAAAAATGCGCCGTCGACCCACCCGGGTCTCTGCCTTTTGGAAACAGGCCGAACTCTTCTAA
- a CDS encoding winged helix-turn-helix domain-containing protein, with the protein MRRDFEALEERRFLAAELIRKGVHEAEVARQVGVCRQSVNRWAQQLQARGKKGLQQAGRAGRKPKIAAKDLQRIEKQLKAGAEAQGYQTGLWTLPRVAQLIEAECGVSYHPGHVWRILKSLGWSVQRPTGRAIERDEEAIARWKKSRWPALKKKPGARNARSSSSTKVG; encoded by the coding sequence GTGAGGCGAGATTTTGAGGCATTGGAAGAGCGGCGGTTCTTGGCCGCAGAGCTGATTCGCAAAGGAGTTCACGAAGCGGAAGTGGCTCGGCAGGTGGGCGTCTGTCGGCAATCCGTGAATCGTTGGGCGCAACAGCTTCAAGCGCGGGGCAAAAAGGGATTACAGCAGGCGGGTCGGGCGGGTCGAAAACCCAAGATTGCAGCGAAAGACCTTCAGCGAATCGAGAAACAACTCAAAGCAGGAGCCGAAGCACAAGGCTATCAGACGGGACTATGGACGCTTCCCCGCGTGGCCCAACTGATCGAGGCGGAATGTGGAGTTTCTTATCATCCCGGTCATGTCTGGCGAATTCTCAAATCTCTAGGATGGAGTGTTCAGCGCCCGACGGGACGAGCGATCGAACGAGACGAGGAAGCCATTGCCCGATGGAAGAAGTCCCGATGGCCCGCTCTTAAAAAAAAGCCCGGCGCGAGAAACGCACGATCGTCTTCGTCGACGAAAGTGGGCTGA